Proteins encoded within one genomic window of Bombina bombina isolate aBomBom1 chromosome 1, aBomBom1.pri, whole genome shotgun sequence:
- the NUDT21 gene encoding cleavage and polyadenylation specificity factor subunit 5, producing MSVLPPNRSQTGWPRGVNQFGNKYLQQAKPLTLERTINLYPLTNYTFGTKEPLYEKDSSVAARFQRMREEFEKIGMRRTVEGVLIVHEHRLPHVLLLQLGTTFFKLPGGELNPGEDEVEGLKRLMTEILGRQDGVQQDWVIDDCIGNWWRPNFEPPQYPYIPAHITKPKEHKKLFLVQLQEKALFAVPKNYKLVAAPLFELYDNSPGYGPIISSLPQLLSRFNFIYN from the exons ATGTCGGTGCTACCTCCGAACCGCTCCCAGACCGGGTGGCCCCGTGGGGTTAATCAGTTCGGGAACAAATACCTACAACAAGCCAAGCCGCTTACCCTGGAGAGGACTATCAATTT ATATCCTCTTACAAATTACACCTTTGGTACAAAAGAGCCCCTTTATGAGAAGGACAGTTCGGTAGCTGCGCGGTTTCAACGCATGCGGGAGGAGTTTGAGAAAATTGGAATGAGACGCACAGTGGAAGGTGTGCTGATAGTACATGAACACAGACTACCCCATGTCCTTTTACTGCAGCTGGGCACTACCTTCTTTAAGTT GCCGGGTGGTGAACTCAATCCTGGTGAGGATGAAGTGGAAGGACTGAAACGCCTTATGACTGAG ATTCTTGGCCGTCAGGATGGAGTACAGCAGGACTGGGTCATCGATGACTGTATTGGTAACTGGTGGAGACCAAATTTTGAACCCCCACAG TATCCATACATTCCTGCTCACATTACAAAACCAAAAGAACACAAGAAGCTTTTTCTGGTGCAGCTGCAGGAAAAAG CGTTGTTTGCAGTCCCTAAAAACTACAAGCTTGTTGCAGCCCCTCTGTTTGAGCTATATGACAACTCGCCAGGTTATGGGCCCATCATTTCAAGCCTTCCTCAACTACTCAGCAG